AGGCCGGCGCGCCAGACCTGACCGACGAGAACTGGATCTATGGCGGCGACGCGCAGTCGGTGTTCACCACCATCTATTCGGGCCGCCAGGGACACATGCCGCACTGGCAGGACCGGCTGTCGCCGGTCGATATCAGGATCCTCGCCCTTTATGTCGGCACGCTCGCGACCGACGGAGGCACGCAATGAGCGCCGCGCCTCCCGCCACGCGCCCCGGCCGGCTCAACTGGCGCCTCATATCGGCGCTGATCGTCGCTGGCGGCGTGCTGCTGTTTGCCGGCGCCAATGCCCATCTCGTCTATGTCGCGCTCGGCTCGCAGCCCGATTGCGTGCCGCATGAAAAGACGGCCGATGGCGCGGGAACCTACCGCGCCGCCAGATCGTCCTGCTGAGGAGGAAGTTCATGGGACGCACCGAAAGCACGCCGCTTCCGCTGTCCCGGCAGCGCCGGCGCAATCTGCCGGCAAGCGCCGCCTTCGGCTGGCTGGGGGCCGGCTGGCGCGACCTGTGGCGCAATCCCCTGCCCAGCCTCGCCTATGGGCTGGTTGTGTTCGTGTTGTCGCTGGCGGTGGTGACTTGCCTGTTCAGGCTGGAGCTCGACTACATATTGTTCCCGGCGCTGGCCGGCTTCATGGTGGTCGGGCCACTGGTCGCCATCGGCCTCTACCAGAAAAGCCGCGATCTGGAGGAGGGCAGGCCGGTGAGCCTTGCCCGCATGATCTTCGTCCGGGCGGAATCGGGCGCGCAGGTGTGGTTCACCGGCGCCATCCTGTGCCTGCTGATGCTGGTGTGGATGCGCGCCGCCGTCATCATCTATGCGCTGTTCTTCGGCCTTCGGCCTTTCCCCGGCCTCGACCACATCGCCGCCATGCTGTTCACCACGCCCGAAGGCTGGGGCATGCTGGTGGTGGGCACCGTGGTGGGCGGCCTGTTTGCCGCCTTCTCCTTCGCCATCAGCACCTTCTCCATACCCATGCTGCTGGCCGAGAAGGTCGATGCCTTCACCGCCATGGGCACCTCCATCTCCTTGGTGTTCAGGAACCTGCCGGTGATGCTGGTCTGGGGCGCCATCGTGCTTGCGCTGTTCCTGATGTGCATCGTCACCGGCCTTGTCGGCCTCGTCGTCATCTTCCCGCTGCTCGGCCATGCGACGTGGCACAGCTACAGGGCGATCAGATGAGCTGCCGCACCACATGGCGGCATCGGGCCTGCGGATGACGGGCAGCCTCCTCTATCTCGTTCCGCTGGCGCTGATGCTCGGCGCAGTCGCGCTCGGCGCTTTCCTGTGGTCGCTGAAGAGCGGCCAGTACGAGGACCTTGAGGGCGCTGCGCAGCGCATCCTCATCGATGCCGAGAGCGACCGTATCGACGGCCATCCGGAGCCTTCGTCCGGCGAGGCCACCGAACCGCGCGAGAAGCGCGGCCAGAGCATTTTGCAGCCAGATGGAAACATCTGGCGTCGCAACTGTTTGTGATTGCGCAAAGTCCGTTCCGCGCGGCCCGGATAGATTCCGTCTGAAATCATCGACAAAGGAGTTTTCCCGATGAACAGAGGAAGCAGGGCCGGGCCGGACATGGTTCGCAGACACCCGGCGCGGTGGCTGGCGGCGATGACGGGTGCCGTGATGCTGGCGATGGCTCCCGCGATGGCGCAGGAGCATAACCACGCCACGGGCACGGATTCGTCGCAGGCGACCACTGCGCAGCCTGTGGCAACACCCGCCGACGGCACCAGCACGGCTGCCTCGCCGGCCGTCAGCTACCACAACGCCACCATCTTCACCCTGAAGACGGGCATTGCCGGCGGGCGCATGGTCTATATCGGCGTCGGCGGCGATATAGACGGCCAGACCAATCCGACGCTGATGGTGCATGAGGGCGAACTCGTGCAGATCAACCTCATCAACGGCGAGGGCGCCGAGCATGATGTGGTCATCGATCAGTATCCCGCCCGCTCCTCCATCGTCGTGGGCATCAACGCGTCCTCGACCTTCTCCTTCATCGCCAACAAGGTCGGCGAATTTACCTATTTCTGCTCGATCGCCGGGCATCGCGAAGCGGGCATGGAAGGACTGATCAGGGTCATGCCCGGCCCGCGCGAGGCCATGGACACGGACGCGGCGGACATCGTGCATGATCCGGCGGATCTGCCCGGCCCCATCGGCCAGCGCGCCCCTCAGGTGGTCAAGGTCGAGATGGAGACGGTTGAGCTGAAGGGCAAGCTCGACGACGGCACGAGCTATGTCTACTGGACGTTCAACCGCAAGGTTCCGGGGCCGTTCATCCGCGTGCGCGTGGGCGACACGGTGGAGGTCCACCTCAAGAATGCGTCCGACAGCGTGATGCCGCATTCGGTCGATTTCCATGCCGCGACGGGTCCCGGCGGCGGCGCCGACTTCACCCAGATCGCGCCGGGCGAGGAGGCGGTGGTGACATTCAAGGCCCTCAAGCCGGGGATCTATGTCTATCATTGCGCCACGCCGAGCGTCGCCCACCACATCACCAGCGGCATGTACGGCCTCATCCTCGTGG
Above is a window of Aquamicrobium lusatiense DNA encoding:
- a CDS encoding DUF2189 domain-containing protein, which gives rise to MGRTESTPLPLSRQRRRNLPASAAFGWLGAGWRDLWRNPLPSLAYGLVVFVLSLAVVTCLFRLELDYILFPALAGFMVVGPLVAIGLYQKSRDLEEGRPVSLARMIFVRAESGAQVWFTGAILCLLMLVWMRAAVIIYALFFGLRPFPGLDHIAAMLFTTPEGWGMLVVGTVVGGLFAAFSFAISTFSIPMLLAEKVDAFTAMGTSISLVFRNLPVMLVWGAIVLALFLMCIVTGLVGLVVIFPLLGHATWHSYRAIR
- the nirK gene encoding copper-containing nitrite reductase, whose protein sequence is MNRGSRAGPDMVRRHPARWLAAMTGAVMLAMAPAMAQEHNHATGTDSSQATTAQPVATPADGTSTAASPAVSYHNATIFTLKTGIAGGRMVYIGVGGDIDGQTNPTLMVHEGELVQINLINGEGAEHDVVIDQYPARSSIVVGINASSTFSFIANKVGEFTYFCSIAGHREAGMEGLIRVMPGPREAMDTDAADIVHDPADLPGPIGQRAPQVVKVEMETVELKGKLDDGTSYVYWTFNRKVPGPFIRVRVGDTVEVHLKNASDSVMPHSVDFHAATGPGGGADFTQIAPGEEAVVTFKALKPGIYVYHCATPSVAHHITSGMYGLILVEPEGGLPQVDREFYVMQGELYTVEPFGTQGEMEMDYDKLISERAEYFLFNGSVGALTKSHPLYATAGETVRIFFGVGGPNYTSSFHVIGEIFDHVYTLGSVTSPPVTGVQTVTVPPGGATIVDFRIDRGGHYVLVDHALSRAERGLAGYLIVDGPVDDEIMHSGPAGSLGK